In one Candidatus Polarisedimenticolaceae bacterium genomic region, the following are encoded:
- the rsmH gene encoding 16S rRNA (cytosine(1402)-N(4))-methyltransferase RsmH, which produces MNDAERVHEPVLLEESIELLRVVPGAVVIDATLGPGGHAEALLERVGPEGRVIGIDRDPAALDLAHRRLARFGRRFEAHQGHHRDIAALMQDSGVVIVDAVLADLGISSAQLDDPARGFSFAADGPLDMRLDPASGEPSAADLVARLGEGELRELIATWGEERLAGRIARAIVRAREERPIRTTGELASLVERTAGPAARRFRIHPATRTFQALRIAVNQEVSYLPAFVAGAVSLLRRGGRLAVISFHSLEDRAVKRAMHGLADRCVCPPGLPVCGCGRENIVRIVTSRAVVPGQAEVEANPRARSAKLRVVERL; this is translated from the coding sequence ATGAACGACGCGGAAAGGGTCCACGAGCCCGTCCTGCTCGAGGAATCGATCGAGCTGCTCCGGGTCGTGCCCGGTGCCGTCGTCATCGACGCGACGCTGGGGCCGGGCGGCCACGCCGAGGCCCTGCTCGAGAGGGTCGGTCCCGAGGGCCGCGTCATCGGGATCGATCGCGATCCCGCGGCGCTCGATCTCGCGCACCGGCGCCTCGCGAGGTTCGGACGGCGATTCGAAGCGCACCAGGGCCACCATCGGGACATCGCCGCTCTCATGCAGGACTCGGGCGTCGTGATCGTCGATGCCGTCCTCGCGGACCTCGGCATCTCCTCCGCTCAGCTCGACGATCCGGCCCGCGGATTCTCGTTCGCCGCCGACGGCCCGCTCGACATGCGCCTCGATCCCGCGTCGGGCGAGCCGTCCGCCGCCGATCTCGTCGCGCGCTTGGGCGAGGGCGAGCTGCGCGAGCTCATCGCGACGTGGGGCGAGGAACGGCTGGCCGGCAGGATCGCGCGTGCGATCGTCCGCGCGCGTGAGGAACGGCCGATCCGTACGACCGGTGAGCTGGCCTCCCTGGTCGAGCGGACGGCGGGACCCGCCGCGCGGCGATTCCGGATCCACCCGGCGACGCGCACGTTCCAGGCGCTCCGGATCGCCGTGAACCAGGAGGTGTCCTACCTGCCCGCGTTCGTCGCCGGCGCGGTGTCGCTCCTCCGGCGTGGCGGGCGCCTGGCCGTCATCTCGTTCCACTCGCTCGAGGACCGGGCGGTGAAGCGCGCGATGCACGGTCTCGCCGATCGTTGCGTCTGCCCGCCTGGACTTCCGGTCTGCGGCTGCGGCCGCGAGAACATCGTCCGCATCGTCACCTCCCGCGCGGTGGTTCCCGGCCAGGCCGAGGTCGAGGCGAATCCCCGCGCGCGGAGCGCGAAGCTGCGCGTGGTCGAGAGGTTGTGA
- the murG gene encoding undecaprenyldiphospho-muramoylpentapeptide beta-N-acetylglucosaminyltransferase: MERNRDIVFAGGGTGGHLFPALAVADELRRRHPERRVRFVGARNGLEAKLVPRAGYDLTLLPLSGLKGAGALARLRSAASASLAVVRSVGAFVRRRPALVVGVGGYASGPAVLAAWLVRVETMLMEQNHFPGATNRWLAPRASAVCVPSEAAKARLHGIGIVTGNPIRPEFAAIGPAPGGARLSLLVFGGSRGARSINRAAVDALPRLAAMSPPPRVVHQTGVEAHEQVAQAYAAHPELDALVRPFFDDMPERLAAADLVVSRAGATTLAELAAAGRSAILVPFPHAADDHQRMNAEAVRDAGAAVVIPDAELEGARLAAEIASLAADPARRASMAAAAKTLAKPDAARRIADVADLLLGGTTEGRGVS, translated from the coding sequence GTGGAGAGGAATCGCGACATCGTCTTCGCCGGCGGCGGGACCGGTGGCCACCTCTTCCCTGCGCTCGCCGTCGCGGACGAGCTGCGCCGCCGCCATCCCGAGCGCCGGGTCCGCTTCGTCGGGGCGCGCAACGGCCTCGAGGCGAAGCTCGTGCCCCGGGCCGGGTACGACCTCACGCTGCTGCCACTGTCCGGACTCAAGGGTGCCGGGGCGCTCGCCCGTCTGCGATCCGCGGCGTCGGCCTCGCTCGCTGTGGTCCGCTCGGTGGGAGCGTTCGTGCGGCGCCGGCCCGCGCTCGTCGTCGGGGTCGGCGGGTACGCGTCCGGGCCCGCGGTGCTCGCGGCGTGGCTCGTGCGGGTCGAAACGATGCTGATGGAGCAGAACCACTTTCCCGGAGCGACGAACCGCTGGTTGGCGCCGCGCGCCTCGGCGGTGTGCGTGCCGTCCGAGGCGGCCAAGGCCCGGCTCCACGGGATCGGCATCGTCACCGGAAATCCAATCCGTCCCGAGTTCGCGGCGATCGGGCCCGCGCCGGGAGGAGCACGCCTCTCGCTCCTCGTCTTCGGCGGCAGCCGGGGGGCGAGGTCGATCAATCGGGCGGCCGTCGACGCCCTCCCGCGCCTCGCCGCCATGAGCCCGCCGCCGCGGGTCGTCCACCAAACCGGCGTGGAGGCGCACGAGCAAGTGGCGCAGGCCTACGCGGCGCACCCGGAGCTCGACGCCCTCGTCCGGCCGTTCTTCGACGACATGCCGGAGAGGCTCGCCGCGGCCGACCTCGTCGTCTCGCGCGCCGGGGCGACCACGCTCGCCGAGCTGGCGGCCGCCGGCCGCTCCGCGATCCTCGTGCCGTTCCCTCACGCCGCCGACGATCACCAGAGGATGAACGCGGAGGCCGTGCGGGACGCCGGCGCCGCCGTCGTGATTCCCGATGCGGAGCTCGAGGGCGCGCGCTTGGCCGCGGAGATCGCCTCGCTCGCGGCCGATCCGGCCCGTCGCGCGAGCATGGCCGCCGCCGCGAAGACGCTCGCGAAGCCGGACGCCGCGCGACGGATCGCCGATGTCGCCGATCTCCTCCTCGGCGGGACGACGGAGGGCCGCGGTGTTTCGTAA
- the murF gene encoding UDP-N-acetylmuramoyl-tripeptide--D-alanyl-D-alanine ligase produces MPTLSVEELVEATGGHLVSGDPHVRVASYAIDTRKLAAGGAFFALPGTKTDGHAFLGDAARAGAAAAIVSRVPESGRPFPGALIQVDDVTAALARCGAYARHRVGATVVAITGSAGKTTTKEFVAAGLAAGQRVHRTTGNLNNELGLPLSLLGCPDDAEAAVFEMGMNGPGQIAFLAHLADPDVGLVTNVRPVHLEFFSSIDDIAAAKGELFAVLRDDAISVVNLDDPRVRVQAARHAGPRVTYGRSESADLVLTGLTDRFVPGATVTFRHQGRSYEIALKIGGSHAALDAFAAAAVLVACGAPLDHALEAIARVEPAPGRGRLSHLPGGVIVVDDTYNSNPEALASVLATLAASTPPGRRVLVMGDMLELGPEAPEFHRSSGELAARSGVALVVGVGPLARHAVEAARRAGVDAQGADDAAQAARLVPPLVRPGDLVVVKGSRGVKLELVVEALVARQGEAA; encoded by the coding sequence GTGCCGACGCTTAGCGTCGAAGAGCTGGTCGAGGCGACCGGCGGACACCTCGTGTCCGGCGATCCACACGTGCGTGTCGCGTCGTACGCGATCGACACGCGCAAGCTGGCGGCCGGCGGGGCCTTTTTCGCGCTCCCCGGCACCAAGACCGACGGCCATGCGTTCCTCGGGGACGCCGCCCGCGCGGGCGCCGCTGCGGCGATCGTCTCACGCGTCCCCGAGAGCGGCCGGCCGTTTCCCGGAGCGCTGATCCAGGTCGACGATGTGACGGCAGCCCTCGCGCGCTGCGGCGCCTACGCCCGCCACCGCGTCGGCGCCACGGTCGTCGCCATCACCGGAAGCGCCGGCAAGACGACGACCAAGGAGTTCGTGGCGGCGGGGCTCGCCGCGGGGCAGCGGGTCCACCGCACGACCGGCAATCTCAACAACGAGCTCGGCCTCCCCCTCTCGCTGCTCGGCTGCCCCGACGATGCCGAAGCCGCCGTGTTCGAGATGGGAATGAACGGCCCGGGCCAGATCGCGTTCCTCGCGCACCTCGCGGATCCGGACGTCGGACTGGTCACGAACGTCAGGCCGGTCCACCTCGAGTTCTTCAGCTCGATCGACGACATCGCCGCGGCGAAGGGCGAGCTGTTCGCCGTACTTCGCGACGACGCGATCTCCGTCGTGAACCTCGACGATCCGCGCGTGCGGGTCCAGGCCGCCCGCCACGCCGGCCCGCGCGTCACTTACGGCCGGTCGGAGAGCGCCGACCTCGTCCTCACCGGCCTCACCGACCGGTTCGTGCCCGGCGCGACCGTGACGTTCCGCCACCAGGGCCGCTCGTACGAGATCGCGCTCAAGATCGGCGGATCGCACGCGGCGCTCGACGCCTTCGCCGCGGCGGCGGTCCTCGTCGCCTGCGGCGCGCCGCTCGACCACGCGCTCGAGGCGATCGCGCGCGTCGAGCCCGCGCCGGGGCGCGGCAGGCTCTCCCATCTGCCGGGCGGCGTCATCGTCGTGGACGACACCTACAACAGCAACCCTGAGGCGCTCGCGTCGGTCCTCGCGACGCTCGCCGCCAGCACGCCGCCGGGCCGCCGCGTCCTCGTGATGGGCGACATGCTCGAGCTGGGACCGGAAGCGCCCGAGTTCCACCGATCGTCGGGAGAGCTGGCGGCGCGTTCCGGCGTCGCGCTCGTCGTCGGCGTGGGCCCGCTCGCGCGTCACGCGGTCGAGGCGGCGCGCCGCGCGGGCGTCGACGCTCAGGGCGCCGACGATGCGGCGCAGGCCGCGCGTCTCGTGCCGCCGCTCGTCCGTCCGGGCGATCTCGTCGTCGTCAAGGGCTCGCGGGGTGTGAAGCTCGAGCTCGTGGTGGAAGCCCTGGTCGCACGGCAGGGCGAGGCTGCCTGA
- the mraY gene encoding phospho-N-acetylmuramoyl-pentapeptide-transferase — protein MFYHLLYPLHTSLRVFNVFRYITFRTAMAILTAMIVSFILGPWLIRRLRLFQIGQEIREEGPKSHQSKRGTPTMGGLLILTSVLPTTLLWADLTNVFVWIAVVSMAAFGAIGFWDDYTKVAKKRNLGLTARRKFTLQIALGLVIGFFLYWMSLEGVFSTRLIFPFFKSFSPMLGVAFPLFVVLVLTGASNAVNLTDGLDGLAIGSTLIASTTFMVLAYAAGNAIVADYLGIANVKGTAELTIFCGALVGSSLGFLWFNGHPAEVFMGDVGSMALGGALGTVALLIKQEFVLVIVGGLFVLEALSVILQVASFKSRGKRIFLMSPLHHHFELSGWSETKVVIRFWIVAIIFALLGLATLKLR, from the coding sequence ATGTTCTACCACCTGCTCTACCCGCTCCACACCAGCCTGCGGGTGTTCAACGTCTTCCGTTACATCACGTTCCGCACGGCGATGGCGATCCTAACCGCGATGATCGTCTCGTTCATCCTCGGGCCGTGGCTGATCCGCCGCCTCCGCCTCTTCCAGATCGGCCAGGAGATCCGCGAGGAAGGGCCGAAGAGCCATCAGTCCAAGCGCGGCACGCCGACGATGGGCGGGCTCCTCATCCTCACCTCGGTCCTGCCGACGACGCTCCTCTGGGCCGATCTGACGAACGTCTTCGTGTGGATCGCCGTCGTGTCGATGGCCGCGTTCGGCGCGATCGGATTCTGGGACGACTACACGAAGGTCGCGAAGAAGAGGAATCTCGGCCTCACCGCGCGCCGCAAGTTCACGCTCCAGATCGCGCTCGGTCTCGTGATCGGTTTCTTCCTCTACTGGATGTCGCTCGAGGGCGTGTTCTCGACGCGCCTCATCTTCCCGTTCTTCAAGTCGTTTTCGCCGATGCTCGGCGTTGCGTTCCCGCTCTTCGTCGTGCTCGTCCTCACGGGGGCGTCGAACGCCGTGAACCTGACCGACGGATTGGACGGTCTCGCGATCGGCTCGACCCTGATCGCATCGACGACCTTCATGGTGCTCGCGTACGCCGCCGGGAACGCGATCGTCGCCGACTACCTGGGCATCGCGAACGTCAAGGGCACCGCGGAGCTGACGATCTTCTGCGGTGCGCTCGTCGGCTCCTCGCTCGGCTTCCTCTGGTTCAACGGCCACCCGGCCGAGGTCTTCATGGGCGACGTCGGGTCGATGGCGCTCGGAGGCGCGCTCGGGACGGTCGCTCTCTTGATCAAGCAGGAGTTCGTGCTCGTCATCGTCGGCGGCCTCTTCGTGCTCGAGGCGTTGTCGGTCATCCTTCAGGTCGCGTCGTTCAAATCGCGGGGCAAGCGGATCTTCCTCATGTCCCCGCTGCATCACCACTTCGAGCTGTCGGGCTGGAGCGAGACGAAGGTCGTGATCCGTTTCTGGATCGTCGCCATCATCTTCGCGCTCCTCGGCCTCGCGACGCTCAAGCTGAGGTAG
- a CDS encoding UDP-N-acetylmuramoyl-L-alanyl-D-glutamate--2,6-diaminopimelate ligase: MTPRPLASLLAGAGVTPRSMPSSDPPVKGLSSDSRRVASGDLFFALRGLKDDGVRHAGEAVARGAAAIVAESKAPPGIGTEWVEVASARLAMGLVAREWFGRPDEAMTLVGVTGTKGKTTVTYLVESIAAAAGRRAGRIGTVGVAYGGRETTAERTTPEATDLYRLLAAMRDAGTDLVAMEVSSHALVLDRVAGARFTVAAFLNLGRDHLDFHGSPAAYFEAKALLFDRLRVGDTAVLSADDEAHTALAARTRGRVLTFGRSPGAAVWISSERSGLDGSALRLETPKGPLDLETPLPGPFNVMNAAAAAACALALEVPPDAVATGIARVARVPGRLEPVGSGQPFAVLVDYAHTEESLDAVLRAVRAITPGRLTVVFGCGGDRDRGKRPGMGRVAARLADRVVLTSDNPRSEDPEAILRDVAAGALSEGRSRVTTVSDRARAIATALGEAQAGDAVVIAGKGHETTQTFADRVEPFDDRDVARRVLADLGYAGGRRADA, translated from the coding sequence ATGACGCCACGTCCTCTGGCGTCGCTCCTGGCCGGAGCCGGGGTCACCCCTCGATCGATGCCGTCCTCCGATCCTCCCGTGAAGGGACTGAGCTCGGATTCGCGCCGCGTCGCGTCGGGCGATCTCTTCTTCGCGCTTCGCGGCCTCAAGGACGACGGCGTCCGGCACGCGGGCGAGGCCGTCGCGCGCGGTGCGGCCGCCATCGTCGCCGAATCCAAAGCACCTCCCGGAATCGGCACGGAATGGGTCGAGGTCGCGTCGGCGCGGCTCGCCATGGGTCTCGTCGCTCGTGAATGGTTCGGCCGGCCCGACGAGGCGATGACGCTCGTCGGCGTCACCGGCACGAAGGGCAAGACGACCGTCACCTACCTCGTCGAGTCGATCGCGGCGGCGGCCGGGCGTCGCGCAGGACGGATCGGGACCGTCGGCGTCGCCTACGGCGGCCGCGAGACGACGGCGGAGCGCACGACACCCGAGGCCACCGACCTCTACCGCTTGCTCGCGGCGATGCGCGATGCGGGCACCGATCTCGTGGCGATGGAGGTGTCGTCCCACGCGCTCGTCCTCGACCGCGTCGCCGGAGCGCGCTTCACGGTGGCGGCGTTCCTCAATCTCGGCCGGGATCATCTCGACTTTCACGGCTCGCCGGCCGCGTACTTCGAGGCGAAGGCGCTCCTGTTCGACAGGCTGCGCGTCGGCGATACGGCGGTGTTGTCGGCCGACGACGAGGCGCACACCGCCCTCGCCGCCCGGACGCGAGGGCGCGTGCTCACCTTCGGGCGCAGCCCGGGCGCCGCGGTATGGATCTCGTCCGAGCGCTCCGGGCTCGACGGATCCGCGCTCCGCCTCGAGACGCCGAAGGGCCCGCTGGATCTCGAGACGCCGCTTCCCGGCCCGTTCAACGTCATGAATGCCGCCGCCGCGGCCGCGTGCGCCCTCGCGCTCGAGGTCCCGCCGGACGCCGTCGCCACGGGCATCGCTCGGGTCGCGCGCGTCCCCGGGCGGCTCGAGCCCGTCGGTTCCGGGCAGCCGTTCGCGGTGCTCGTCGATTACGCGCACACGGAGGAGTCGCTCGACGCGGTCTTGCGGGCGGTCCGCGCGATCACGCCCGGCCGGCTCACGGTGGTGTTCGGATGCGGCGGCGACCGGGACCGCGGAAAGCGGCCGGGGATGGGCCGGGTCGCGGCGCGTCTCGCCGACCGCGTCGTCCTGACCTCCGACAATCCGCGCAGCGAAGATCCCGAAGCGATCCTGCGGGACGTTGCCGCGGGAGCGCTCTCCGAAGGCAGGAGCCGGGTGACGACGGTCTCCGATCGTGCCCGCGCGATCGCGACCGCGCTCGGCGAGGCGCAGGCCGGCGACGCCGTCGTCATCGCGGGGAAGGGCCACGAGACGACCCAGACCTTCGCCGACCGCGTGGAGCCGTTCGACGACCGCGACGTGGCGCGCCGCGTGCTTGCCGATCTCGGATATGCCGGAGGCCGACGTGCCGACGCTTAG
- the ftsW gene encoding putative lipid II flippase FtsW: MPKRRSFDRWLLLTSLVLGLAGFFIVGSASHYIAMSMGKDPTYFLVRHGVFLAVGVLAMAGTMALPLERLDERRTALSLVGITVVLLLLVLAMPAAGGAHRWFRLGGLGLQPSELAKIATVILLAHLLSRKSAAEVNDFRRSLGPIAALVGAMAFLIVIEPDLGSAVMVLATAAVMVFVAGLEWRYIGAAAGVGILFVVLAVVAQPYRMKRIETFLHPESDTQGAGFQLAQSLLAVGSGGATGVGFGMGQQKAYYLPAAHTDFVFSVVGEELGLIGTLLLLVGVGLFTWRGLRAAVYSPGRFSFYIALGGTMLVSLQALIHMGVCVGLLPTKGLPFPLLSYGGSSLIASFAVIGLVLNVSQHSN; the protein is encoded by the coding sequence GTGCCGAAGCGCCGCTCGTTCGACCGATGGCTCCTCCTGACCTCGCTCGTCCTCGGCCTCGCGGGGTTCTTCATCGTCGGCAGCGCGTCCCACTACATCGCAATGAGTATGGGGAAGGACCCGACCTACTTCCTCGTGCGCCACGGCGTCTTCCTCGCGGTCGGGGTCCTCGCCATGGCGGGAACGATGGCGCTGCCGCTCGAGCGCTTGGACGAGCGCCGCACGGCGCTCTCGCTCGTCGGCATCACAGTGGTCCTCCTCCTCCTCGTGCTCGCGATGCCGGCCGCGGGCGGCGCGCACCGGTGGTTCCGGCTGGGTGGGCTCGGGCTGCAGCCGTCGGAGCTCGCGAAGATCGCGACGGTGATCCTCCTCGCGCATCTCCTATCGAGGAAGTCCGCCGCCGAGGTCAACGATTTCCGCCGGTCGCTCGGACCGATCGCGGCGCTCGTCGGCGCGATGGCCTTCCTCATCGTCATCGAGCCCGACCTCGGATCGGCGGTCATGGTCTTGGCGACGGCCGCCGTGATGGTCTTTGTCGCCGGCCTCGAGTGGCGTTACATCGGCGCCGCCGCCGGAGTCGGGATCCTCTTCGTCGTGCTGGCGGTCGTCGCGCAGCCGTATCGGATGAAGCGCATCGAGACGTTCCTCCACCCCGAGAGCGACACGCAGGGCGCCGGCTTCCAGCTCGCGCAGTCGCTGCTCGCCGTCGGGAGCGGCGGAGCCACCGGGGTCGGGTTCGGCATGGGCCAGCAGAAGGCGTACTACCTCCCGGCCGCCCACACCGACTTCGTCTTCTCGGTCGTCGGCGAGGAGCTGGGCCTCATCGGCACGCTGCTTCTCCTCGTGGGTGTGGGCCTCTTCACGTGGCGGGGCCTGAGGGCGGCGGTCTATTCGCCCGGGCGGTTCTCGTTCTACATCGCGCTCGGGGGCACGATGCTCGTCAGCCTCCAGGCGCTCATCCACATGGGGGTCTGCGTCGGCCTGTTGCCGACGAAGGGACTTCCGTTTCCGCTCTTGAGCTACGGCGGCTCTTCGCTCATCGCGTCGTTCGCCGTGATCGGGCTCGTCCTGAACGTCTCGCAGCATTCGAACTGA
- a CDS encoding penicillin-binding protein, whose amino-acid sequence MRKQDPIRSRAVIVAAVLGCAACGIAWRLVTLQIFEADHLRARARRQHEQVIEVGGQRGSILDRNGRELAVSLNTQSLYAHPSRIKDPDRLAHLIAPYLGRPEQELRTQLRSDEPFVWLKRRIDPVQAKPIAELDPQIGHGGPIDFQEEPKRFYPQGALGVHIVGATDTDQHGTAGIEKKYDDALQGDSTKFLAVRDAKGAMLLQQLRPPAKRSGDVVLTIDLVLQHIVERELDRAMEETGARAATAIVVDPKTGQVLALANRPTVDAQSYGKGSDESRRNRAVESLYEPGSTFKLVSASAAIERGTVTPEQRFDCSKITVAGKTYTDVHKFGVLSVREILEHSSNVGMVQVGRTVPKEFLRETIVNFGFGRKTGIELPGERNGNITSLARMSLNTPCAFSIGYEIDVTPLQIVQAYAAIANDGVLNPMRIVLGTRDENGTVTPVEAPEPRRVVSSRTAASMTNMLEGVVIRGTGENAKIPGYHIAGKTGTAKKVLPGGGGYTEHEYFASFGGFGPLNDPRLCAFVVLDTPRGSFFYGGQVAAPVFERIVADGLAYLRVPPDDDPWQARRDELKAAAEKKAKAEKGTKRKDEEKSDGPALVETASGQVPDVRGKTAREAIAALVARGYRARVEGDGVVVRVTPAAGTPLAAGQACVLHLGDPKAIEKDPAPLDSGTDAPTLLAARKTSRRAR is encoded by the coding sequence GTGAGGAAGCAAGACCCGATCCGCAGTCGCGCCGTGATCGTCGCCGCCGTACTCGGATGCGCCGCGTGCGGGATCGCGTGGCGTCTCGTCACCCTCCAGATCTTCGAGGCGGATCACCTCCGGGCGCGCGCGCGGCGGCAGCACGAGCAGGTCATCGAGGTCGGCGGGCAGCGCGGTTCCATCCTCGACCGGAACGGCCGCGAGCTGGCCGTGAGCCTCAACACGCAATCGCTCTACGCCCACCCGTCGCGTATCAAGGATCCCGACCGGCTCGCGCACCTCATCGCTCCCTACCTGGGACGCCCCGAGCAGGAGCTTCGGACGCAGCTGCGGTCGGACGAGCCGTTCGTCTGGCTGAAGCGCCGCATCGACCCCGTGCAGGCGAAGCCGATCGCCGAGCTCGATCCGCAGATCGGCCACGGCGGCCCGATCGACTTCCAGGAGGAGCCGAAGCGTTTCTACCCGCAGGGGGCTCTCGGCGTGCATATCGTCGGGGCCACCGATACCGATCAGCACGGGACCGCGGGAATCGAGAAGAAATACGACGACGCGCTCCAGGGTGACTCGACGAAGTTCCTCGCCGTGCGTGACGCGAAGGGCGCGATGCTCCTCCAGCAGCTGCGCCCTCCGGCCAAGCGCAGCGGGGACGTCGTCCTCACGATCGACCTCGTGCTCCAGCACATCGTCGAGCGCGAGCTGGACCGCGCCATGGAAGAGACCGGCGCGCGGGCGGCCACCGCGATCGTCGTCGACCCCAAGACGGGCCAGGTGCTCGCCCTCGCCAACCGGCCGACGGTCGACGCTCAGTCCTACGGCAAGGGATCGGACGAAAGCCGGCGGAACCGCGCCGTCGAATCGCTGTACGAGCCGGGCTCGACGTTCAAGCTCGTCAGCGCGTCCGCGGCGATCGAGCGCGGCACCGTCACACCCGAGCAGCGGTTCGACTGTTCGAAGATCACCGTCGCCGGCAAGACCTACACCGACGTCCACAAGTTCGGCGTCCTGTCGGTGCGCGAGATCCTGGAGCACTCGTCGAACGTCGGGATGGTGCAGGTCGGAAGGACGGTCCCCAAGGAGTTCCTGCGCGAGACGATCGTGAACTTCGGGTTCGGCCGCAAGACCGGCATCGAGCTGCCTGGAGAGCGGAACGGGAACATCACGTCGCTCGCCCGGATGTCGCTCAACACGCCGTGCGCCTTCTCCATCGGCTACGAGATCGACGTGACGCCTCTCCAGATCGTGCAGGCGTACGCCGCGATCGCGAACGACGGCGTCCTCAATCCCATGCGCATCGTCCTCGGGACCCGCGACGAGAACGGCACGGTCACGCCGGTCGAGGCGCCAGAGCCGCGGCGGGTTGTCTCGTCCCGCACCGCGGCCTCGATGACGAACATGCTCGAAGGGGTCGTCATCCGCGGCACGGGCGAGAACGCGAAGATCCCCGGCTATCACATCGCCGGGAAGACGGGCACCGCGAAGAAGGTGCTCCCCGGAGGCGGGGGCTACACGGAGCACGAGTACTTCGCGTCGTTCGGTGGATTCGGCCCGCTGAACGATCCGCGCCTTTGCGCGTTCGTCGTGCTCGACACGCCGCGCGGGAGCTTCTTCTACGGCGGCCAGGTGGCCGCTCCCGTCTTCGAGCGCATCGTCGCGGACGGCCTCGCTTACCTGCGCGTGCCTCCGGACGACGATCCCTGGCAGGCGCGACGCGACGAGCTGAAGGCCGCGGCGGAGAAGAAGGCGAAGGCCGAGAAGGGAACGAAACGCAAGGACGAGGAGAAGTCCGACGGTCCCGCGCTCGTCGAGACCGCCTCCGGCCAGGTGCCCGACGTACGTGGGAAGACGGCGCGCGAGGCGATCGCGGCGCTCGTCGCGCGCGGCTATCGCGCGCGGGTCGAGGGCGACGGCGTCGTCGTGCGCGTGACGCCGGCCGCGGGAACGCCTCTCGCCGCGGGTCAGGCGTGCGTCCTTCACCTCGGCGATCCGAAGGCGATCGAGAAGGATCCGGCGCCGCTCGACTCCGGGACCGACGCCCCCACCCTGCTCGCGGCGCGCAAGACGTCACGGCGGGCGCGATGA
- a CDS encoding cell division protein FtsL, which yields MGPQASEHVRRWRNQSIHREVDKRHARWVWTVALGLAVAGIPFIVYLLQTMSYVQASYAIENIRASEARLDERERRLRIDKASLESLPSVESRAVRDLGLEHPSPSRVVVVAPGELPAARPR from the coding sequence ATGGGACCCCAAGCATCCGAGCACGTCCGCCGTTGGCGGAACCAATCGATCCACCGCGAGGTCGACAAGCGCCATGCGCGCTGGGTTTGGACGGTCGCCCTCGGCCTCGCCGTCGCCGGCATCCCGTTCATCGTCTACCTCCTGCAGACGATGAGCTACGTGCAGGCGAGCTACGCCATCGAGAACATCCGCGCGAGCGAGGCACGCCTCGACGAGCGGGAGCGGCGCCTGCGCATCGACAAGGCGTCGCTCGAATCGCTCCCGTCCGTGGAGTCGCGGGCGGTCCGCGACCTCGGCCTCGAGCATCCGTCTCCCTCGCGCGTCGTCGTCGTCGCGCCGGGAGAGCTTCCGGCCGCCCGGCCGCGCTGA